In a genomic window of Flavobacterium sp. KACC 22761:
- a CDS encoding transglycosylase domain-containing protein produces the protein MFKKPLKIFLAIIVFMGFLISYLLSDFNPIYQNNGFVHLSNKLKEAQSEDLSSFVKIQTEIYKKMEDPKCPCEIATNYIGSFSVYRHGYSPTKSLYQLKIKRKYSKMDCFKFLLLNTDFKHVYADSTRKTFGVKEASKFYFNKDIKELNEKEVLTIIAMLKNPSLYDPIRNKEGLKNRVRVLERILHK, from the coding sequence ATTCTTAATCTCATATTTACTAAGCGATTTTAATCCTATTTATCAGAATAATGGATTTGTACACCTCTCAAACAAATTGAAAGAAGCACAAAGTGAGGATTTAAGTTCCTTTGTTAAAATTCAAACTGAAATTTACAAGAAAATGGAAGATCCAAAATGTCCTTGTGAAATTGCAACAAATTATATTGGTTCTTTTAGTGTTTACAGACATGGATATTCACCAACAAAATCACTTTATCAATTAAAAATTAAAAGAAAATATTCCAAGATGGATTGTTTTAAATTTCTTCTTCTAAATACTGATTTTAAACATGTATACGCAGATTCCACACGCAAAACTTTTGGTGTCAAAGAAGCTTCAAAATTCTATTTTAATAAAGATATTAAGGAATTAAACGAAAAAGAAGTACTAACTATAATTGCGATGTTAAAAAATCCAAGTCTCTATGATCCGATTAGAAATAAAGAAGGTTTAAAAAACAGAGTTCGAGTATTAGAGAGAATTTTACATAAATAA